The Nicotiana tabacum cultivar K326 chromosome 14, ASM71507v2, whole genome shotgun sequence genome contains a region encoding:
- the LOC107769991 gene encoding uncharacterized protein LOC107769991, protein MRDFPSCFGENGVQVADASCSAVGGVTKTPQNLVTCVYQCKLLGKSCLITIVWTKSLMGQCLSVEIDDMSHQCLCKVDVKPSLFSKRKGSRSLEVNSCKIDLHWDFSLGKFGSGPEPIEGYYLALVCKGQMVLVIGDLRKEAFKKTNATPSFSNAMFISKREHIFGKRVFGTKAQFCYTGPIHDITIECDSNGIDDPCLLVRIDSKTVMQVKHLRWKFRGNYTVLIDGLPVEVFWDVHNWLFSSNFGNAVFMFQTCLSAEKLWTTQTLSDLSVMPWSYTESLSNSKSSGLGFSLVLYVWKNE, encoded by the coding sequence ATGAGGGACTTCCCATCTTGTTTTGGTGAAAATGGGGTTCAAGTTGCTGATGCTTCTTGTTCAGCTGTTGGGGGTGTGACTAAAACCCCACAGAATTTAGTCACATGTGTTTATCAGTGTAAACTACTTGGGAAATCTTGTCTGATCACTATTGTTTGGACCAAGAGTTTGATGGGTCAATGCCTTAGTGTTGAAATTGATGATATGTCTCATCAGTGTCTTTGTAAAGTTGATGTAAAGCCTTCTCTCTTCTCCAAAAGAAAAGGGTCAAGGTCTTTAGAAGTAAATTCTTGTAAAATTGACCTACACTGGGACTTTTCACTAGGCAAGTTTGGATCTGGGCCAGAGCCTATAGAAGGGTATTATTTAGCTCTAGTTTGCAAAGGACAAATGGTTTTGGTCATTGGGGATCTGAGGAAAGAAGCATTTAAAAAGACTAATGCAACTCCTAGTTTTTCAAATGCAATGTTCATTTCTAAAAGAGAGCACATATTTGGGAAGAGGGTATTTGGTACAAAGGCTCAATTTTGTTATACAGGTCCAATTCATGACATTACAATTGAATGTGACTCTAATGGCATTGACGATCCGTGTCTTTTGGTCCGTATTGACTCTAAAACTGTAATGCAAGTGAAGCATTTGCGGTGGAAGTTTCGCGGTAACTATACTGTTTTAATTGATGGACTCCCTGTTGAAGTCTTTTGGGATGTTCATAACTGGTTGTTCAGTAGCAATTTTGGGAATGCAGTGTTCATGTTTCAAACTTGTTTATCGGCCGAGAAGTTGTGGACCACACAAACTTTGTCGGATCTCTCTGTGATGCCTTGGTCTTACACAGAGAGTTTGAGCAATTCCAAATCATctggtttgggtttttctttggTTTTGTATGTTTGGAAGAACGAGTAA